In Archocentrus centrarchus isolate MPI-CPG fArcCen1 chromosome 22, fArcCen1, whole genome shotgun sequence, one DNA window encodes the following:
- the ppp1cb gene encoding serine/threonine-protein phosphatase PP1-beta catalytic subunit, whose product MAEGELNVDSLISRLLEVRGCRPGKIVQMTEAEVRGLCIKSREIFLSQPILLELEAPLKICGDIHGQYTDLLRLFEYGGFPPEANYLFLGDYVDRGKQSLETICLLLAYKIKYPENFFLLRGNHECASINRIYGFYDECKRRFNIKLWKTFTDCFNCLPIAAIIDEKIFCCHGGLSPDLQSMEQIRRIMRPTDVPDTGLLCDLLWSDPDKDVQGWGENDRGVSFTFGADVVSKFLNRHDLDLICRAHQVVEDGYEFFAKRQLVTLFSAPNYCGEFDNAGGMMSVDESLMCSFQILKPSEKKAKYQYGGVNSGRPVTPPRTTQAPKKR is encoded by the exons TGCGGGGATGTCGCCCGGGGAAGATAGTCCAGATGACAGAGGCAGAGGTGCGGGGACTTTGCATCAAATCCAGGGAGATCTTCCTCAGTCAGCCCATCCTGCTGGAGCTGGAGGCGCCCCTGAAGATCTGTG GTGACATTCATGGGCAGTACACAGATCTACTGAGGCTGTTTGAATATGGTGGGTTCCCTCCAGAGGCAAATTACCTTTTCCTGGGTGATTATGTGGACAGAGGCAAACAATCCCTGGAAACCATCTGCCTTCTGCTTGCCTACAAGATCAAATACCCAGAGAACTTTTTCCTGCTCAGGGGCAACCACGAGTGTGCTTCCATCAACCGCATCTATGGGTTCTACGATGAGT GCAAGCGCAGGTTCAACATCAAGTTGTGGAAGACTTTCACTGACTGCTTTAACTGCCTCCCCATTGCTGCTATTATTGATGAGAAAATCTTCTGCTGCCATGGAG GGCTATCACCTGATTTGCAGTCAATGGAGCAGATCCGGAGGATCATGAGGCCAACAGATGTGCCCGACACAG GTCTGCTGTGTGACCTGTTGTGGTCAGATCCAGATAAGGATGTACAAGGCTGGGGAGAGAATGATCGTGGGGTCTCCTTCACCTTTGGAGCAGATGTGGTCAGCAAGTTCCTAAACCGCCACGACCTGGACCTCATCTGCAGAGCCCACCAG GTTGTGGAGGATGGATACGAGTTTTTTGCCAAACGCCAACTGGTCACACTTTTCTCTGCTCCAAACTACTGCGGGGAGTTTGATAACGCAGGCGGCATGATGAGTGTTGATGAATCCCTCATGTGCTCCTTCCAG ATCCTAAAGCCCTCAGAGAAGAAGGCCAAGTATCAGTACGGTGGTGTAAATTCTGGCCGGCCTGTCACCCCACCACGCACCACCCAAGCCCCCAAGAAGAGGTGA
- the manea gene encoding glycoprotein endo-alpha-1,2-mannosidase, producing the protein MARFRRKSCITLIALVLLVLVITVVLKELTSRDSPFSSPFDVKGFPNPEIREDHNNKPDEVKMSNAAQSEKRAELEAILRKFPPPNYYLHAFYYSWYGNPKFDGKYIHWDHPQLPHWDFKIAQGYPQGRHSPPDDIGSNFYPVLGVYSSRDPSVIEAHMQQLRTAAIGVIAVSWYPPNMKDDNGDSTEEIVPLLLEMAHKYHIKVAFHIEPYKGRDEVNMFTNVKYIIEKYGEHPAFFKYLTNTGKLLPLFYVYDSYLMNSEQWAKLLKHTERGSIRNTPYDAIFIALLVEEKHKRDILTAGFDGVYTYFATNGFSYGSTQRNWASIKAFCEDNNLMFIPSVGPGYIDTSIRPWNFQNTRNRINGKYYETSLSAALEARPDFISITSFNEWHEGTQIEMAIPKASQTVYLDYLPNRPSIYLEITRKWAAIFGGERRRWQE; encoded by the exons ATGGCAAGATTTAGGCGCAAATCTTGCATCACATTAATTGCTTTGGTATTGCTCGTACTTGTCATAACGGTGGTCTTAAAGGAGCTAACATCACGGGACTCTCCGTTCAGCAGCCCATTTGATGTAAAGGGGTTTCCCAACCCTGAGATCCGGGAAGACCACAACAATAAACCTGATGAGGTCAAAATGAGCAACGCTGCTCAGTCAGAAAAGCGTGCAGAACTGGAAGCGATACTGAGGAAGTTCCCTCCTCCAAATTACTACCTCCATGCCTTCTACTACTCATGGTATGGAAACCCAAAGTTTGATGGAAAATACATACACTGGGACCATCCACAGCTGCCACACTGGGACTTTAAGATAGCTCAGGGATATCCACAAGGGAGACACAGCCCACCTGATGACATCGGATCCAACTTTTACCCCGTTTTAGGGGTTTATAGTTCCAGAGACCCCTCTGTTATAGAAGCTCATATGCAACAGCTGCGTACAGCAGCCATCG GTGTCATTGCTGTTTCCTGGTATCCTCCCAATATGAAGGATGACAACGGGGACTCAACAGAAGAGATTGTGCCTTTGCTGCTTGAAATGGCTCATAAATACCACATTAAG GTAGCTTTTCACATTGAGCCATACAAAGGAAGGGATGAAGTCAACATGTTCACTAATGTTAAATACATCATTGAGAA aTATGGAGAGCACCCGGCTTTTTTCAAGTACTTGACAAACACTGGCAAACTTCTTCCACTCTTCTATGTGTATGACTCATATCTGATGAACTCGGAGCAGTGGGCCAAACTGCTAAAACACACAGAGCGCGGCAGCATCAGGAATACCCCGTATGATGCCATCTTCATCGCCCTGCTGGTGGAGGAGAAACACAAGAGGGACATCCTGACGGCAGGATTCGACGGCGTTTACACCTACTTTGCTACTAATGGTTTTTCCTATGGGTCCACGCAGCGTAACTGGGCCTCTATAAAAGCTTTCTGTGAAGATAACAACCTGATGTTCATTCCGAGCGTAGGCCCGGGGTATATCGACACAAGCATTCGACCCTGGAACTTCCAAAACACTCGAAACCGCATCAACGGCAAATACTATGAAACCTCGCTGAGTGCAGCATTAGAAGCCAGGCCTGATTTTATCTCCATAACGTCCTTTAATGAATGGCACGAGGGGACTCAAATTGAGATGGCAATTCCAAAAGCAAGCCAGACGGTGTATCTGGACTATCTGCCTAATAGACCATCAATCTACCTGGAAATAACTCGCAAATGGGCCGCGATATTTGGTGGTGAGAGACGAAGGTGGCAGGAATGA